In Candidatus Fermentibacter sp., the sequence CCACGCCCAGGAGCAGCGCCTCTGGGCGGCCGCAGGATACGACTACGAGGACGTGAGGACGGCCGGCGACTGGTACGTCGAGGCCGCCGCGGGCATGGGCCCGACCCTCAACATGGCCGACGAGATGCGCGGCTACGCCCTTTCCGACATCGCCACCTTCCTGGCCTACCAGGGCGACGTGGACCTCGAGATCCTCGTCGGCTCGGGCGACGCGATGAGGAACGTCTATGCCGTCATACCGCTGGCGGCTGCACGCGACTCCGCCATGGCGGCCAACATGGTGACGTTCCTGACCTCCCCCGAGATCCAGGAACTCATAGGCTCCTACGGCGTCGAGACCTGGGGCAGGCAGCTCTTCACCCCCTGCGCCGGCCAGGACCTCTAGAAACAGCTTGGAGCGGCTGGCGGAGGCCTTCGGGATAGCCCTCGAGCTCATCGCCACGGGCGATCCCGTGGTGATGGAGATCACCCTGAGGACCCTGGCGGTCTCCGCCGCCGCTACCATCTTCTCCATGCTGCTCTTCGTCCCGCTGGGCGGCCTGATCCACTTTGCCTCCTTCCCGGGGAAGAGACTCCTCACCGGCGTCATCCACGCCCTCTACAGCATGCCCACGGTCTTCGCCGGGCTCATCGTGTTCCTCCTCCTGTCGAGGATGGGACCTCTCGGCTTCCTCGGGCTCCTCTTCTCGACGCGGGCGATCGTCATCGCCGAGGTCGTCCTGATCGCACCGGTCATGCTGGGGCTCGTCATGTCCGCACTGGGGGGCATACCCTCCGAAGTGGAGGATACGGTGCGAGCCCTCGGGGCCGGGCGGATCCAGACAGGCCTGGTGGTGATCAGGGAGGCCCGCATGGCCATCGTCTCGGCCCTCCTGATGTCCTTCGGCCGGGCCATCTCCGAGGTCGGCGCGGCGATGATGGTCGGCGGGAACATCGCCGGGCGCACGAGGACGCTGACCACGGCCATCTCCCTGGGGATAGGCAAGGGAGAGACGGCCGAATCCATAGCCCTGGGGCTGATCCTCATCACCCTTGCCCTGATCGTCAGCTTCGCGGTACACCTGCTCGGGACCCGGCGGGCATGAGGCTCGAGCTCGGGTCGGTCTCGAAGGCCGCCGGGAGGAAGACCCTCCTGGACGGGGTCTCCTTCGCCGTCGACAGCGGTGAGTTCTGCGCGGTCATAGGCCCCACGGGATGCGGCAAGACCACGCTCCTCAGGCTGGCCGATCTCCTGGCAAGGCCCACTTCCGGCACGATCAAGCTGGACGGGGTCGATCACGCCCGGGCTGGATCGGCGGCCTGCACGAGGACGCGGCGAAGGATGGCGATGGTGATGCAGAGGCCGTGCATGCTGAAGGGGACGGTACGGAGCAACGTGGAGGCAGGCCTGCGCTTCAGGGGCGCCCGCCCGGCTCCGGGCAAGGCCGAGGCAGGGCTCGAAGCGGTGGGTCTGGGCGGCTTCGCGGAGAGGCGCGCGGAAACGCTCTCCGGCGGCGAGATGCAGAAGGTCGCGCTCGCGAGGGCGCTGGCCACCGACCCCGAGATTCTCTTCCTCGACGAGCCGCTCAGTTCGGTAGACCAGGGCTTCAGGCCCGGGATGCGCTCCCTGATAGCATCGCTGCACCGGGGCAGGGGCATGACCGTAGTGATGGCGACCCACGACCTGGCCGACGCCCTGGCCCTTGCGAGCCACGTCGCGGTTCTCTCGGAAGGGCGGATGGTCCAGCACGGCCCTGTCGACGCCGTTCTGCTCTCGCCTTCCAACCTCTTCGTCGCCTCCTTCTCGGGCATGAGGAACATCCTGAGGGCCTCCTTCGACGGGACGACGGCCCGCGTCGGCGGGCTCGAGGTCGTGCTGGCCGGGCCTGCGTCGGGCGCCGGGTGCATCGTGATACCCCCCGAGACGGTCTCGGTCTCGACCTCACAGCCCACCGATTCCAGCCAGAGGAACACCTTCCGGGGAACCGTCTCATCCATCGAGAGAGGCCTCCACACGGACATCGTCAATGCCGAGTCGGGCTCGGTCTGCATCGCGTCCACCGTCACCAGGGAATCCACCGAGAGGCTCGGACTCCGGCCGGGCTCCGATATCTGGATCTCCTTCAAGGCCAGCTCGGTCCGCATCCTCGCCTGATCCCTGCCGTTCTCCGGCGTCTCCACGAGCCTGTTCCATCCGATATAATCACGGCTCTCCGAGCCCTACGGGCTAAAGCAGGGCGCCACGCCCGCAGGGCCGACAGGGTGCCGCTGGAAACGGTTGCGCCTCCCGCATTTGGAAAGGAGATCCACATGAACGCACTGGTGCACATCCCCAGGCCGCCGAACGAACCCGTGACGCCCTACGCTCCCGGAACGGGCGAGAGAGCGGAGCTGAAGGCTACGCTCGCTTCGCTCCGATCCTCGGAGATCGAGATACCGCTCCTCATCGGGGGGCGGGAGGTTCGTACCGGCAACCTGGGCCGCTGCGTCTGCCCCCACGACCACGGGCACACCCTGGCGACCTACCACAAGGCCGGCCCGGCGGAGGTGCGCCTGGCGATCGAAGCCGCCGCTTCCGCGTGGAGGACCTGGTCGGTGATGCCATGGGAGGAGAGGGTGGCCGTCTCTCTGAAGGCCGCCGAGATCATCTCCAAGCAGAAGCGTAGTCTGGTCAACGCCTCCACGATGCTCTGCCAGAGCAAGACCTGCCACCAGTCCGAGATCGACGCGATCTGCGAGCTGGCGGACTTCCTGCGGATGAACACCTGGTTCATGCAGCAGATCTACCAGATCCAGCCCGAGAACTTCGCGGCGACCTGGAA encodes:
- a CDS encoding ABC transporter permease → MERLAEAFGIALELIATGDPVVMEITLRTLAVSAAATIFSMLLFVPLGGLIHFASFPGKRLLTGVIHALYSMPTVFAGLIVFLLLSRMGPLGFLGLLFSTRAIVIAEVVLIAPVMLGLVMSALGGIPSEVEDTVRALGAGRIQTGLVVIREARMAIVSALLMSFGRAISEVGAAMMVGGNIAGRTRTLTTAISLGIGKGETAESIALGLILITLALIVSFAVHLLGTRRA
- a CDS encoding ABC transporter ATP-binding protein: MRLELGSVSKAAGRKTLLDGVSFAVDSGEFCAVIGPTGCGKTTLLRLADLLARPTSGTIKLDGVDHARAGSAACTRTRRRMAMVMQRPCMLKGTVRSNVEAGLRFRGARPAPGKAEAGLEAVGLGGFAERRAETLSGGEMQKVALARALATDPEILFLDEPLSSVDQGFRPGMRSLIASLHRGRGMTVVMATHDLADALALASHVAVLSEGRMVQHGPVDAVLLSPSNLFVASFSGMRNILRASFDGTTARVGGLEVVLAGPASGAGCIVIPPETVSVSTSQPTDSSQRNTFRGTVSSIERGLHTDIVNAESGSVCIASTVTRESTERLGLRPGSDIWISFKASSVRILA